The genomic stretch ATGAGCCTGTTCTCTCCCGCGGGGACGGAGCGTCGTCAGGCCTTTCGCGCCGGGCTCTTCGTCGCCATGGGTCTGGCGGTCGCCAGCGTGGTCGTCATGGTCATCGGGCAGCAGTCGCGCCTGTTCGAGCGCAAGACGACGTATCGCGCGTACTTCACCAACGTGCAGGGCCTCAGTGATGAGTCTCCCGTCTGGCTCGGAGGCCTCAACGTGGGGCGGGTGACGGGCATCGTCTTCTCGCCCGACCCAAAGGACCCGCGGCTGGAGGTCCAGTTCCAGGTGTCGTCGCGCTACACGGACCGCGTGCGGGAGGACTCGGTGGCGCAGTTGTCCAGCATGGGTGTGCTGGGTGACAAGGCGGTGGACATCTCCCTGGGCAGCCCCACGTCACCGCCGGTGGAGGCGGGCGGGGTGCTCAAGTCGTCCACGAGCGGTGACTTGTCCGCGCTGCTCAACGGGGCGTCGCAGGTGATGGAGAACTCGGTGGCCATCAGCAAGTCGCTGCGGGCGGCGGTGGAGACGTACGCCAACCCGGAGATGGCCAGTGACGTGACGCGCGGCATGGCGGCGCTGCGGGCGCTGCTGGAAGAGGTGGAGAAGGGCGAGGGCGTGCT from Myxococcus xanthus encodes the following:
- a CDS encoding MlaD family protein; this encodes MSLFSPAGTERRQAFRAGLFVAMGLAVASVVVMVIGQQSRLFERKTTYRAYFTNVQGLSDESPVWLGGLNVGRVTGIVFSPDPKDPRLEVQFQVSSRYTDRVREDSVAQLSSMGVLGDKAVDISLGSPTSPPVEAGGVLKSSTSGDLSALLNGASQVMENSVAISKSLRAAVETYANPEMASDVTRGMAALRALLEEVEKGEGVLHALIYDKQAGREVRGLLANASNAAARVDGAVGELEGILREVRTGDGTAHALVYGQDGAKALTELGAAAGQLAGLIEDAKKSPNGAVHQLVYGDASGMFADLGSAAADLKKITATVAKGDGTVGGLISDPTVYEDLREVIGNVKRNRILRALVRFSLSNRQDLDQVGKVEGVEPRSEAPAAAPAETAPSAHGEPAAQP